The following proteins are encoded in a genomic region of Pseudomonas saponiphila:
- the hcnC gene encoding cyanide-forming glycine dehydrogenase subunit HcnC, translated as MSKYYDVVIAGGGVIGASCAYQLSKRKNLKVALIDAKRPGNASRASAGGLWAIGESVGLGCGVIFFRMMSANRKREAQGSAVVVDSSTPHILPQSFFDFALQSNEIYPRLHRELIGLHGMDFKFEQTGLKFVIYDDEDRLYAEHIVGCIPHLSDQVRWLDQAALRAAEPNVSHEARGALEFLCDHQVNPFRLTDAYTEGARQNGVDVYFNTNVTGVLHHGNRVSGVQTAEAGLFHCATLINAAGAWAAELSLQATGVEIPVKPVKGQILLTERMPKLLNGCLTTSDCYMAQKDNGEILIGSTTEDKGFDVSTTYPEINGLVQGAVRCIPELAQVNLKRCWAGLRPGSPDELPILGPMDGVEGYLNACGHFRTGILTSAITGVLLDKLVNEEALPLDITPFLARRFATAAVKKQPEPA; from the coding sequence ATGAGTAAGTACTACGACGTGGTGATCGCCGGTGGCGGCGTGATCGGGGCGTCCTGCGCCTACCAGCTGTCCAAGCGCAAGAACCTCAAGGTGGCGCTGATCGACGCCAAGCGTCCGGGCAACGCCAGTCGTGCCTCGGCCGGCGGCCTGTGGGCCATCGGCGAATCGGTGGGCCTGGGCTGCGGGGTGATCTTCTTTCGCATGATGTCGGCCAACCGCAAGCGCGAAGCCCAGGGCTCGGCGGTGGTGGTGGACTCCAGCACCCCGCATATCCTGCCGCAGTCGTTCTTCGACTTCGCCCTGCAGTCCAACGAGATCTACCCGCGCCTGCACCGCGAACTGATCGGCCTGCATGGCATGGACTTCAAGTTCGAACAGACCGGGCTCAAGTTCGTCATCTATGACGATGAAGACCGGCTGTACGCCGAACACATTGTCGGCTGCATCCCGCACCTGTCCGACCAGGTGCGCTGGCTCGACCAGGCGGCCCTGCGCGCCGCGGAACCCAATGTCAGCCATGAAGCCCGGGGTGCCCTGGAGTTTCTCTGCGATCACCAGGTCAACCCGTTCCGCCTGACCGATGCCTACACCGAAGGTGCACGGCAGAACGGCGTGGATGTGTACTTCAACACCAACGTCACCGGTGTCCTGCACCACGGCAACCGGGTCAGCGGGGTGCAGACCGCCGAGGCCGGGCTGTTCCATTGCGCAACCCTGATCAACGCCGCCGGTGCCTGGGCGGCGGAGCTGAGCCTGCAGGCCACCGGGGTGGAGATTCCGGTGAAGCCGGTGAAGGGCCAGATCCTCCTCACCGAGCGCATGCCCAAACTGCTCAATGGCTGCCTGACCACCAGCGATTGCTACATGGCGCAGAAGGACAACGGCGAGATCCTGATTGGCAGCACCACCGAGGACAAGGGTTTCGACGTCAGCACCACCTACCCGGAAATCAACGGTCTGGTGCAGGGGGCGGTGCGCTGCATTCCCGAGCTGGCCCAGGTCAACCTCAAGCGCTGCTGGGCCGGCCTGCGCCCGGGCTCGCCGGATGAACTGCCGATTCTTGGGCCGATGGACGGGGTCGAGGGCTACCTCAACGCCTGCGGCCACTTCCGTACCGGCATCCTGACCTCGGCGATCACCGGCGTGCTGCTGGACAAACTGGTGAACGAGGAAGCCCTGCCGCTGGACATCACCCCGTTCCTGGCCCGGCGTTTCGCCACCGCCGCGGTGAAAAAACAACCCGAACCGGCCTGA
- the hcnA gene encoding cyanide-forming glycine dehydrogenase subunit HcnA: MRQIDRNFDIQPLQHADMTISLNGQPVTAALGETVLSVIQATGLRQVARNDHGQLVGAYCGMGVCHCCLVQIDGRHKRRACQTLVKPGMQVQTLSNRITEAEPSL, translated from the coding sequence ATGCGTCAGATAGACCGCAATTTTGATATTCAGCCGCTGCAGCATGCGGACATGACCATCAGCCTCAATGGCCAGCCGGTCACTGCCGCCCTGGGTGAAACGGTCCTCAGCGTGATCCAGGCCACCGGCCTGCGCCAAGTGGCGCGCAATGATCACGGGCAACTGGTCGGTGCCTACTGCGGCATGGGCGTGTGCCATTGCTGCCTGGTGCAGATCGACGGCCGTCACAAGCGCCGCGCCTGCCAGACCCTGGTCAAGCCGGGGATGCAGGTGCAGACCCTGAGCAACCGCATCACTGAAGCGGAGCCCAGCCTATGA
- the hcnB gene encoding cyanide-forming glycine dehydrogenase subunit HcnB: MSLNPLIVGGGPAGMAAAIELAEHGVRSTLIEEASRLGGVVYRGPLRDGVQLDYLGPRYCEMLARLHGDFSDHEQMIDVRLNSRVIGAEGHHSLMLLDADEQVQQVDYSQLLLAAGCHERSVPFPGWTLPGVKLLGGLQLQIKSGVVKPQGPVVIAGTGPLLPLVACQLHASGVRVAGVFEASALSKIAKQSLALLNKPQLFLDGLSMLAYLKLHSISLRYGWGVVEAQGQGALSVVTVAPYSSDWQPDMSKAQRVAAQTLAVGYGFIPRTQLSQQMGLDHGFSDDGYLRATANVWQQSSEPHIHLAGDMGGIRGGEAAMLTGRIAALSILMQRNVLSNEAALQRRQGYERKLASILRFRGAVDRYTARGTGQIELPKGDTVICRCEHTTRNDIERALAQGVQDMASLKMRTRVSMGDCQGRMCVGYCSDRLRQATGRKDVGWIRPRFPLDPIPFSAFAAPDQEVPEHE, encoded by the coding sequence ATGAGCCTCAATCCCCTGATTGTCGGCGGCGGCCCGGCCGGCATGGCAGCGGCCATCGAACTGGCCGAGCACGGGGTGCGCAGCACCCTGATCGAAGAAGCCTCACGCCTGGGCGGCGTGGTCTATCGCGGGCCGCTGCGCGATGGCGTGCAACTGGATTACCTGGGGCCGCGCTACTGCGAAATGCTGGCCAGGCTGCACGGTGATTTTTCCGACCACGAACAAATGATCGACGTGCGCCTCAACAGCCGGGTGATCGGCGCCGAAGGCCATCACAGCCTGATGCTGCTGGACGCCGACGAGCAGGTGCAGCAGGTGGACTACTCGCAACTGCTCCTGGCCGCCGGTTGCCATGAGCGCAGCGTGCCGTTTCCCGGTTGGACCCTGCCGGGGGTCAAGTTGCTGGGCGGCCTGCAATTGCAGATCAAGAGCGGGGTGGTCAAGCCCCAGGGGCCGGTAGTGATTGCCGGCACCGGGCCGCTGCTGCCACTGGTGGCCTGCCAGCTGCATGCCTCGGGCGTGCGGGTGGCCGGGGTCTTTGAAGCCAGCGCCCTGAGCAAGATCGCCAAGCAGAGCCTGGCCCTGCTGAACAAGCCGCAACTGTTCCTCGACGGCCTGAGCATGCTGGCCTACCTCAAGCTCCACAGCATCAGCCTGCGTTATGGCTGGGGCGTGGTGGAGGCCCAGGGCCAGGGCGCCCTGAGCGTGGTCACCGTGGCGCCGTACTCCAGCGACTGGCAGCCGGACATGTCCAAGGCCCAGCGCGTCGCGGCCCAGACCCTGGCGGTGGGCTACGGCTTCATTCCGCGCACCCAGCTGAGCCAGCAGATGGGCCTGGACCACGGCTTCAGCGACGACGGCTACCTGCGGGCCACCGCCAATGTCTGGCAGCAGAGCAGCGAGCCGCACATCCATCTGGCGGGCGACATGGGCGGAATCCGCGGCGGAGAAGCAGCGATGCTCACCGGCCGCATCGCCGCGCTGTCGATCCTCATGCAGCGCAATGTCCTGAGCAACGAGGCGGCCCTGCAGCGGCGCCAGGGCTACGAGCGCAAGCTGGCCTCGATCCTGCGCTTTCGCGGCGCGGTGGACCGCTATACCGCGCGTGGCACCGGGCAGATAGAACTGCCCAAGGGCGACACGGTGATCTGCCGTTGCGAACACACCACCCGCAACGATATCGAGCGCGCCCTGGCCCAGGGGGTGCAGGACATGGCCAGCCTGAAAATGCGCACTCGCGTGAGCATGGGCGACTGCCAGGGGCGGATGTGCGTCGGCTATTGCAGCGACCGCCTGCGCCAGGCCACCGGACGCAAGGATGTGGGCTGGATTCGCCCGCGCTTCCCGCTGGACCCGATTCCGTTTTCCGCCTTTGCCGCACCCGACCAGGAGGTCCCCGAACATGAGTAA
- a CDS encoding glutathione S-transferase, with protein MKLIGMLDSPYVRRVAISLKSLGLPFEHHSVSVFSTFEQFKAINPVVKAPSLVCDGGEVLMDSSLILDYLETLAGPQRSLMPAALPERLHELRLIGLALAACEKSVQIVYERKLRPAEKQHGPWLERIGGQLQAAYAELERELQKQPLPRDGTLSQAGISLAVAWSFSQMMVTDQFSPEQFPAVRGFAEYAEQLPVFLDTPAT; from the coding sequence ATGAAGCTTATTGGAATGCTCGATTCTCCCTATGTGCGCCGCGTTGCCATCAGCCTCAAGAGCCTGGGCCTGCCCTTCGAGCATCACTCGGTCTCGGTGTTCAGCACCTTTGAGCAGTTCAAGGCCATCAACCCGGTGGTCAAGGCACCAAGCCTGGTCTGCGACGGGGGTGAAGTGCTGATGGATTCGAGCTTGATCCTCGACTACCTGGAAACCCTGGCCGGCCCGCAACGAAGCCTGATGCCCGCGGCCCTGCCGGAGCGTTTACATGAGTTGCGGCTGATCGGCCTGGCCCTGGCGGCCTGTGAGAAATCGGTACAGATCGTCTACGAAAGAAAACTGCGTCCGGCGGAAAAACAGCACGGCCCCTGGCTGGAGCGGATCGGCGGCCAATTGCAGGCCGCCTATGCCGAGTTGGAGCGCGAGTTGCAAAAACAGCCGCTGCCCCGGGATGGCACCCTGAGCCAGGCCGGCATCAGCCTGGCGGTGGCCTGGAGTTTCAGTCAGATGATGGTGACCGACCAGTTCAGCCCCGAGCAGTTCCCCGCGGTGCGCGGTTTTGCCGAATACGCCGAACAGTTGCCAGTGTTCCTCGACACCCCCGCCACCTGA
- a CDS encoding multidrug effflux MFS transporter, whose translation MPPVTDAPPHSLAVARPLAPWLWTLLLLVVVCLPRISIDLYLPALPAMADQLRASDAQLQLTLSLYMLGYALSMLLGGPLCDRYGRRPVLLAGTALFLLASLACMLATRVEVLLAARLLQALGGCCGTLIGRVMVRDRYAPEEQPRLLGLLSMGIALSPMLAPPLGSLIDHLLGWRGLFLCLSLVAAAAWLLMYKRLAETRPAQLAPMPGKHLPGLYLRLLSERYFMRYSLAIGCLYCTYFPFILQSPALLQRQLGLSPTAYALVFAATVAGYLLGSRLFQRLGARHGADRLITRACLLNLAGAGLLLLTRSLWPDSLWAIVVPMLALMFSVGLAIPACQLAILQPYAAVAGTASGLFFFIQMALTAGCGLLASLLADHPAGSLQALTGLSSLALSLVWWCLRPRRQQGLGKADSMPLH comes from the coding sequence ATGCCGCCGGTTACCGACGCCCCGCCCCACTCCCTCGCTGTTGCACGCCCCCTCGCCCCCTGGCTCTGGACCCTGTTGCTGCTGGTGGTGGTCTGCCTGCCGCGGATCAGCATCGACCTGTACCTGCCGGCGCTGCCAGCCATGGCCGACCAGTTGCGGGCCAGCGATGCGCAACTGCAACTGACCCTGAGCCTGTACATGCTCGGCTACGCCCTGTCGATGCTGCTGGGCGGGCCGCTGTGCGACCGCTATGGCCGGCGCCCGGTGCTGCTGGCGGGCACCGCGCTGTTCCTCCTGGCCAGCCTGGCCTGCATGCTCGCCACCCGCGTCGAAGTGCTGTTGGCCGCGCGCCTGCTGCAGGCGTTGGGCGGTTGCTGCGGCACCCTGATCGGCCGGGTCATGGTCCGCGACCGTTACGCACCCGAGGAGCAGCCGCGCCTGCTCGGGCTGCTGTCCATGGGCATCGCCCTGTCACCGATGCTGGCGCCGCCGCTGGGCAGCCTGATCGACCACCTGCTGGGCTGGCGCGGGCTGTTCCTGTGCCTGAGCCTGGTGGCCGCGGCGGCCTGGCTGCTGATGTACAAACGGCTTGCCGAAACCCGCCCGGCGCAACTCGCCCCGATGCCTGGCAAACACCTGCCGGGCCTGTACCTGCGGCTGCTGAGCGAGCGCTATTTCATGCGCTATTCCCTGGCCATCGGCTGCCTGTACTGCACCTATTTCCCTTTCATCCTGCAATCCCCGGCGCTGTTGCAGCGCCAGCTGGGGCTGTCGCCCACGGCCTACGCCCTGGTCTTCGCCGCCACCGTGGCCGGCTACCTGCTGGGGTCGCGGCTGTTCCAGCGCCTGGGGGCCCGCCACGGCGCCGACCGCCTGATCACCCGGGCCTGCCTGCTGAATCTGGCGGGCGCCGGCCTGTTGCTGCTGACTCGCAGCCTGTGGCCCGACAGTCTGTGGGCGATCGTTGTGCCGATGCTGGCGCTGATGTTCTCGGTGGGCCTGGCGATACCCGCCTGCCAGTTGGCGATCCTGCAACCCTATGCGGCAGTGGCGGGCACCGCCTCGGGGCTGTTCTTCTTCATCCAGATGGCCCTGACCGCCGGCTGCGGCTTGCTCGCCAGCCTGCTGGCGGACCACCCGGCCGGCTCGCTGCAGGCCCTGACCGGCCTGTCCAGCCTCGCCCTGAGCCTGGTCTGGTGGTGCCTGCGACCACGGCGCCAGCAGGGTCTGGGCAAGGCCGATTCAATGCCGCTACATTAG